The Oncorhynchus clarkii lewisi isolate Uvic-CL-2024 unplaced genomic scaffold, UVic_Ocla_1.0 unplaced_contig_12584_pilon_pilon, whole genome shotgun sequence genome has a segment encoding these proteins:
- the LOC139396207 gene encoding nuclear factor 7, brain-like isoform X2 translates to MASGSSLPEDRFSCPICCDVFRDPVVLACGHSFCEVCQQEYWADKKPWKCPVCRRRFPVAMTQPPRNLALNDACEAFLQERRQRASAGQRASSGSEVLCSLHGEKFKLFCLKDKQPVCLVCRDSKVHKSHDCVPVDEVVQDLKEELHTALKPLQKNLEVFNNVKLACDKTAEHMKSQVQHTEKQIRKEFEKLHQFLRDEEAARIAALREEEEQKSQMMRKKIDEMSRKISYLSDAIRTIEEELKDEDISFLQNFRTTKVRSQYTLLDPQLVSGVLIDKAKHLGNLQFRVWEKMLGILKYTPVILDPNTAHPSLSLTDDLTSVRRPGTSQQFVNNPERFMRYTNVLGSEGFSSGIHSWELEVGDHPDWVLGVAKESIDRKRERDATPKNGMWCISQHGGKYIGGGGDIIALKRRPQRIRVQLDYNRGEVYFYDPKYMTPIYTLKVRSTERLFPYFNIGNVANGNNPGIQICQSKVSLKVK, encoded by the exons ATGGCATCCGGATCATCTCTACCAGAGGACAGGTTCTCCTGTCCCATCTGCTGTGACGTCTTCAGGGATCCCGTCGTCCTGGCATGTGGCCACAGCTTCTGTGAAGTCTGTCAGCAGGAATACTGGGCAGATAAGAAACCTTGGAAATGTCCAGTTTGTAGGAGAAGATTTCCCGTAGCTATGACTCAACCTCCTCGTAACCTGGCGTTAAATGACGCGTGTGAGGCCTTCTTAcaggagagaaggcagagagctTCCGCTGG tcagagagcttcatctgGCTCGGAGGTGCTCTGCAGTCTGCACGGTGAGAAATTCAAACTCTTCTGTCTGAAGGACAAACAGCCCGTCTGCTTGGTGTGTCGAGATTCAAAAGTACATAAATCTCACGACTGTGTCCCCGTAGACGAGGTTGTCCAGGACCTTAAGGAGGAACTCCACACCGCCCTGAAGCCTTTACAGAAGAACCTAGAGGTCTTTAACAACGTTAAACTAGCCTGTGATAAAACAGCAGAACACATGAAGAGTCAGGTCCagcacacagagaaacagattAGGAAAGAGTTTGAGAAGCTTCATCAGTTTCTACGAGATGAAGAGGCAGCCAGGATAGCTGcactgagggaggaagaggagcagaagAGTCAGATGATGAGGAAGAAGATTGACGAGATGAGCAGAAAGATATCATACCTTTCAGATGCAATCagaaccatagaggaggagctGAAAGATGAAGACATCTCATTCCTGCAGAACTTCAGGACCACAAAGGTAAGATCCCAATACACACTGCTGGATCCACAGCTGGTCTCAGGAGTTCTGATAGACAAGGCCAAACACCTGGGCAACCTGCAGTTCAGAGTCTGGGAGAAGATGCTGGGGATCCTCAAATATACTCCTGTGATTCTGGACCCAAACACTGcacatcccagtctctctctgactgatgATCTGACCAGTGTGAGAAGACCAGGCACGTCCCAGCAGTTCGTTAACAACCCAGAGCGATTCATGAGGTACACAAATGTTCTTGGCTCCGAGGGGTTCAGCTCAGGAATACACAGCTGGGAGCTGGAGGTGGGGGACCATCCTGACTGGGTTTTGGGCGTGGCTAAAGAGTCCATTGACAGGAAGCGGGAGCGTGATGCGACACCAAAGAATGGAATGTGGTGTATATCGCAGCACGGTGGGAAGTACATAGGGGGAGGAGGTGACATCATCGCTCTGAAGAGGAGACCCCAGAGGATCAGAGTGCAGCTGGACTACAACAGAGGGGAGGTGTACTTCTACGACCCCAAATACATGACACCTATCTACACTCTTAAAGTCAGATCTACTGAGAGACTGTTCCCATACTTTAATATTGGGAATGTGGCTAATGGCAACAACCCTGGTATTCAGATCTGCCAATCCAAAGTGTCTCTGAAAGTGAAgtaa
- the LOC139396207 gene encoding nuclear factor 7, brain-like isoform X3 — MASGSSLPEDRFSCPICCDVFRDPVVLACGHSFCEVCQQEYWADKKPWKCPVCRRRFPVAMTQPPRNLALNDACEAFLQERRQRASAGASSGSEVLCSLHGEKFKLFCLKDKQPVCLVCRDSKVHKSHDCVPVDEVVQDLKEELHTALKPLQKNLEVFNNVKLACDKTAEHMKSQVQHTEKQIRKEFEKLHQFLRDEEAARIAALREEEEQKSQMMRKKIDEMSRKISYLSDAIRTIEEELKDEDISFLQNFRTTKVRSQYTLLDPQLVSGVLIDKAKHLGNLQFRVWEKMLGILKYTPVILDPNTAHPSLSLTDDLTSVRRPGTSQQFVNNPERFMRYTNVLGSEGFSSGIHSWELEVGDHPDWVLGVAKESIDRKRERDATPKNGMWCISQHGGKYIGGGGDIIALKRRPQRIRVQLDYNRGEVYFYDPKYMTPIYTLKVRSTERLFPYFNIGNVANGNNPGIQICQSKVSLKVK; from the exons ATGGCATCCGGATCATCTCTACCAGAGGACAGGTTCTCCTGTCCCATCTGCTGTGACGTCTTCAGGGATCCCGTCGTCCTGGCATGTGGCCACAGCTTCTGTGAAGTCTGTCAGCAGGAATACTGGGCAGATAAGAAACCTTGGAAATGTCCAGTTTGTAGGAGAAGATTTCCCGTAGCTATGACTCAACCTCCTCGTAACCTGGCGTTAAATGACGCGTGTGAGGCCTTCTTAcaggagagaaggcagagagctTCCGCTGG agcttcatctgGCTCGGAGGTGCTCTGCAGTCTGCACGGTGAGAAATTCAAACTCTTCTGTCTGAAGGACAAACAGCCCGTCTGCTTGGTGTGTCGAGATTCAAAAGTACATAAATCTCACGACTGTGTCCCCGTAGACGAGGTTGTCCAGGACCTTAAGGAGGAACTCCACACCGCCCTGAAGCCTTTACAGAAGAACCTAGAGGTCTTTAACAACGTTAAACTAGCCTGTGATAAAACAGCAGAACACATGAAGAGTCAGGTCCagcacacagagaaacagattAGGAAAGAGTTTGAGAAGCTTCATCAGTTTCTACGAGATGAAGAGGCAGCCAGGATAGCTGcactgagggaggaagaggagcagaagAGTCAGATGATGAGGAAGAAGATTGACGAGATGAGCAGAAAGATATCATACCTTTCAGATGCAATCagaaccatagaggaggagctGAAAGATGAAGACATCTCATTCCTGCAGAACTTCAGGACCACAAAGGTAAGATCCCAATACACACTGCTGGATCCACAGCTGGTCTCAGGAGTTCTGATAGACAAGGCCAAACACCTGGGCAACCTGCAGTTCAGAGTCTGGGAGAAGATGCTGGGGATCCTCAAATATACTCCTGTGATTCTGGACCCAAACACTGcacatcccagtctctctctgactgatgATCTGACCAGTGTGAGAAGACCAGGCACGTCCCAGCAGTTCGTTAACAACCCAGAGCGATTCATGAGGTACACAAATGTTCTTGGCTCCGAGGGGTTCAGCTCAGGAATACACAGCTGGGAGCTGGAGGTGGGGGACCATCCTGACTGGGTTTTGGGCGTGGCTAAAGAGTCCATTGACAGGAAGCGGGAGCGTGATGCGACACCAAAGAATGGAATGTGGTGTATATCGCAGCACGGTGGGAAGTACATAGGGGGAGGAGGTGACATCATCGCTCTGAAGAGGAGACCCCAGAGGATCAGAGTGCAGCTGGACTACAACAGAGGGGAGGTGTACTTCTACGACCCCAAATACATGACACCTATCTACACTCTTAAAGTCAGATCTACTGAGAGACTGTTCCCATACTTTAATATTGGGAATGTGGCTAATGGCAACAACCCTGGTATTCAGATCTGCCAATCCAAAGTGTCTCTGAAAGTGAAgtaa
- the LOC139396207 gene encoding zinc-binding protein A33-like isoform X1 yields MASGSSLPEDRFSCPICCDVFRDPVVLACGHSFCEVCQQEYWADKKPWKCPVCRRRFPVAMTQPPRNLALNDACEAFLQERRQRASAGSEIQEGSQRASSGSEIQDGSQRASSGSEIQDGSQRASSGSEVLCSLHGEKFKLFCLKDKQPVCLVCRDSKVHKSHDCVPVDEVVQDLKEELHTALKPLQKNLEVFNNVKLACDKTAEHMKSQVQHTEKQIRKEFEKLHQFLRDEEAARIAALREEEEQKSQMMRKKIDEMSRKISYLSDAIRTIEEELKDEDISFLQNFRTTKVRSQYTLLDPQLVSGVLIDKAKHLGNLQFRVWEKMLGILKYTPVILDPNTAHPSLSLTDDLTSVRRPGTSQQFVNNPERFMRYTNVLGSEGFSSGIHSWELEVGDHPDWVLGVAKESIDRKRERDATPKNGMWCISQHGGKYIGGGGDIIALKRRPQRIRVQLDYNRGEVYFYDPKYMTPIYTLKVRSTERLFPYFNIGNVANGNNPGIQICQSKVSLKVK; encoded by the coding sequence ATGGCATCCGGATCATCTCTACCAGAGGACAGGTTCTCCTGTCCCATCTGCTGTGACGTCTTCAGGGATCCCGTCGTCCTGGCATGTGGCCACAGCTTCTGTGAAGTCTGTCAGCAGGAATACTGGGCAGATAAGAAACCTTGGAAATGTCCAGTTTGTAGGAGAAGATTTCCCGTAGCTATGACTCAACCTCCTCGTAACCTGGCGTTAAATGACGCGTGTGAGGCCTTCTTAcaggagagaaggcagagagctTCCGCTGGGTCTGAGATACAGGaagggagtcagagagcttcatctgGGTCTGAGATTCAGGAcgggagtcagagagcttcatctgGCTCTGAGATACAGGACGgcagtcagagagcttcatctgGCTCGGAGGTGCTCTGCAGTCTGCACGGTGAGAAATTCAAACTCTTCTGTCTGAAGGACAAACAGCCCGTCTGCTTGGTGTGTCGAGATTCAAAAGTACATAAATCTCACGACTGTGTCCCCGTAGACGAGGTTGTCCAGGACCTTAAGGAGGAACTCCACACCGCCCTGAAGCCTTTACAGAAGAACCTAGAGGTCTTTAACAACGTTAAACTAGCCTGTGATAAAACAGCAGAACACATGAAGAGTCAGGTCCagcacacagagaaacagattAGGAAAGAGTTTGAGAAGCTTCATCAGTTTCTACGAGATGAAGAGGCAGCCAGGATAGCTGcactgagggaggaagaggagcagaagAGTCAGATGATGAGGAAGAAGATTGACGAGATGAGCAGAAAGATATCATACCTTTCAGATGCAATCagaaccatagaggaggagctGAAAGATGAAGACATCTCATTCCTGCAGAACTTCAGGACCACAAAGGTAAGATCCCAATACACACTGCTGGATCCACAGCTGGTCTCAGGAGTTCTGATAGACAAGGCCAAACACCTGGGCAACCTGCAGTTCAGAGTCTGGGAGAAGATGCTGGGGATCCTCAAATATACTCCTGTGATTCTGGACCCAAACACTGcacatcccagtctctctctgactgatgATCTGACCAGTGTGAGAAGACCAGGCACGTCCCAGCAGTTCGTTAACAACCCAGAGCGATTCATGAGGTACACAAATGTTCTTGGCTCCGAGGGGTTCAGCTCAGGAATACACAGCTGGGAGCTGGAGGTGGGGGACCATCCTGACTGGGTTTTGGGCGTGGCTAAAGAGTCCATTGACAGGAAGCGGGAGCGTGATGCGACACCAAAGAATGGAATGTGGTGTATATCGCAGCACGGTGGGAAGTACATAGGGGGAGGAGGTGACATCATCGCTCTGAAGAGGAGACCCCAGAGGATCAGAGTGCAGCTGGACTACAACAGAGGGGAGGTGTACTTCTACGACCCCAAATACATGACACCTATCTACACTCTTAAAGTCAGATCTACTGAGAGACTGTTCCCATACTTTAATATTGGGAATGTGGCTAATGGCAACAACCCTGGTATTCAGATCTGCCAATCCAAAGTGTCTCTGAAAGTGAAgtaa
- the LOC139396207 gene encoding nuclear factor 7, brain-like isoform X7, producing MASGSSLPEDRFSCPICCDVFRDPVVLACGHSFCEVCQQEYWADKKPWKCPVCRRRFPVAMTQPPRNLALNDACEAFLQERRQRASAGTGVLCSLHGEKFKLFCLKDKQPVCLVCRDSKVHKSHDCVPVDEVVQDLKEELHTALKPLQKNLEVFNNVKLACDKTAEHMKSQVQHTEKQIRKEFEKLHQFLRDEEAARIAALREEEEQKSQMMRKKIDEMSRKISYLSDAIRTIEEELKDEDISFLQNFRTTKVRSQYTLLDPQLVSGVLIDKAKHLGNLQFRVWEKMLGILKYTPVILDPNTAHPSLSLTDDLTSVRRPGTSQQFVNNPERFMRYTNVLGSEGFSSGIHSWELEVGDHPDWVLGVAKESIDRKRERDATPKNGMWCISQHGGKYIGGGGDIIALKRRPQRIRVQLDYNRGEVYFYDPKYMTPIYTLKVRSTERLFPYFNIGNVANGNNPGIQICQSKVSLKVK from the exons ATGGCATCCGGATCATCTCTACCAGAGGACAGGTTCTCCTGTCCCATCTGCTGTGACGTCTTCAGGGATCCCGTCGTCCTGGCATGTGGCCACAGCTTCTGTGAAGTCTGTCAGCAGGAATACTGGGCAGATAAGAAACCTTGGAAATGTCCAGTTTGTAGGAGAAGATTTCCCGTAGCTATGACTCAACCTCCTCGTAACCTGGCGTTAAATGACGCGTGTGAGGCCTTCTTAcaggagagaaggcagagagctTCCGCTGG GAcggga GTGCTCTGCAGTCTGCACGGTGAGAAATTCAAACTCTTCTGTCTGAAGGACAAACAGCCCGTCTGCTTGGTGTGTCGAGATTCAAAAGTACATAAATCTCACGACTGTGTCCCCGTAGACGAGGTTGTCCAGGACCTTAAGGAGGAACTCCACACCGCCCTGAAGCCTTTACAGAAGAACCTAGAGGTCTTTAACAACGTTAAACTAGCCTGTGATAAAACAGCAGAACACATGAAGAGTCAGGTCCagcacacagagaaacagattAGGAAAGAGTTTGAGAAGCTTCATCAGTTTCTACGAGATGAAGAGGCAGCCAGGATAGCTGcactgagggaggaagaggagcagaagAGTCAGATGATGAGGAAGAAGATTGACGAGATGAGCAGAAAGATATCATACCTTTCAGATGCAATCagaaccatagaggaggagctGAAAGATGAAGACATCTCATTCCTGCAGAACTTCAGGACCACAAAGGTAAGATCCCAATACACACTGCTGGATCCACAGCTGGTCTCAGGAGTTCTGATAGACAAGGCCAAACACCTGGGCAACCTGCAGTTCAGAGTCTGGGAGAAGATGCTGGGGATCCTCAAATATACTCCTGTGATTCTGGACCCAAACACTGcacatcccagtctctctctgactgatgATCTGACCAGTGTGAGAAGACCAGGCACGTCCCAGCAGTTCGTTAACAACCCAGAGCGATTCATGAGGTACACAAATGTTCTTGGCTCCGAGGGGTTCAGCTCAGGAATACACAGCTGGGAGCTGGAGGTGGGGGACCATCCTGACTGGGTTTTGGGCGTGGCTAAAGAGTCCATTGACAGGAAGCGGGAGCGTGATGCGACACCAAAGAATGGAATGTGGTGTATATCGCAGCACGGTGGGAAGTACATAGGGGGAGGAGGTGACATCATCGCTCTGAAGAGGAGACCCCAGAGGATCAGAGTGCAGCTGGACTACAACAGAGGGGAGGTGTACTTCTACGACCCCAAATACATGACACCTATCTACACTCTTAAAGTCAGATCTACTGAGAGACTGTTCCCATACTTTAATATTGGGAATGTGGCTAATGGCAACAACCCTGGTATTCAGATCTGCCAATCCAAAGTGTCTCTGAAAGTGAAgtaa
- the LOC139396207 gene encoding nuclear factor 7, brain-like isoform X4 — MASGSSLPEDRFSCPICCDVFRDPVVLACGHSFCEVCQQEYWADKKPWKCPVCRRRFPVAMTQPPRNLALNDACEAFLQERRQRRASSGSEVLCSLHGEKFKLFCLKDKQPVCLVCRDSKVHKSHDCVPVDEVVQDLKEELHTALKPLQKNLEVFNNVKLACDKTAEHMKSQVQHTEKQIRKEFEKLHQFLRDEEAARIAALREEEEQKSQMMRKKIDEMSRKISYLSDAIRTIEEELKDEDISFLQNFRTTKVRSQYTLLDPQLVSGVLIDKAKHLGNLQFRVWEKMLGILKYTPVILDPNTAHPSLSLTDDLTSVRRPGTSQQFVNNPERFMRYTNVLGSEGFSSGIHSWELEVGDHPDWVLGVAKESIDRKRERDATPKNGMWCISQHGGKYIGGGGDIIALKRRPQRIRVQLDYNRGEVYFYDPKYMTPIYTLKVRSTERLFPYFNIGNVANGNNPGIQICQSKVSLKVK, encoded by the exons ATGGCATCCGGATCATCTCTACCAGAGGACAGGTTCTCCTGTCCCATCTGCTGTGACGTCTTCAGGGATCCCGTCGTCCTGGCATGTGGCCACAGCTTCTGTGAAGTCTGTCAGCAGGAATACTGGGCAGATAAGAAACCTTGGAAATGTCCAGTTTGTAGGAGAAGATTTCCCGTAGCTATGACTCAACCTCCTCGTAACCTGGCGTTAAATGACGCGTGTGAGGCCTTCTTAcaggagagaaggcagaga agagcttcatctgGCTCGGAGGTGCTCTGCAGTCTGCACGGTGAGAAATTCAAACTCTTCTGTCTGAAGGACAAACAGCCCGTCTGCTTGGTGTGTCGAGATTCAAAAGTACATAAATCTCACGACTGTGTCCCCGTAGACGAGGTTGTCCAGGACCTTAAGGAGGAACTCCACACCGCCCTGAAGCCTTTACAGAAGAACCTAGAGGTCTTTAACAACGTTAAACTAGCCTGTGATAAAACAGCAGAACACATGAAGAGTCAGGTCCagcacacagagaaacagattAGGAAAGAGTTTGAGAAGCTTCATCAGTTTCTACGAGATGAAGAGGCAGCCAGGATAGCTGcactgagggaggaagaggagcagaagAGTCAGATGATGAGGAAGAAGATTGACGAGATGAGCAGAAAGATATCATACCTTTCAGATGCAATCagaaccatagaggaggagctGAAAGATGAAGACATCTCATTCCTGCAGAACTTCAGGACCACAAAGGTAAGATCCCAATACACACTGCTGGATCCACAGCTGGTCTCAGGAGTTCTGATAGACAAGGCCAAACACCTGGGCAACCTGCAGTTCAGAGTCTGGGAGAAGATGCTGGGGATCCTCAAATATACTCCTGTGATTCTGGACCCAAACACTGcacatcccagtctctctctgactgatgATCTGACCAGTGTGAGAAGACCAGGCACGTCCCAGCAGTTCGTTAACAACCCAGAGCGATTCATGAGGTACACAAATGTTCTTGGCTCCGAGGGGTTCAGCTCAGGAATACACAGCTGGGAGCTGGAGGTGGGGGACCATCCTGACTGGGTTTTGGGCGTGGCTAAAGAGTCCATTGACAGGAAGCGGGAGCGTGATGCGACACCAAAGAATGGAATGTGGTGTATATCGCAGCACGGTGGGAAGTACATAGGGGGAGGAGGTGACATCATCGCTCTGAAGAGGAGACCCCAGAGGATCAGAGTGCAGCTGGACTACAACAGAGGGGAGGTGTACTTCTACGACCCCAAATACATGACACCTATCTACACTCTTAAAGTCAGATCTACTGAGAGACTGTTCCCATACTTTAATATTGGGAATGTGGCTAATGGCAACAACCCTGGTATTCAGATCTGCCAATCCAAAGTGTCTCTGAAAGTGAAgtaa
- the LOC139396207 gene encoding nuclear factor 7, brain-like isoform X6: MASGSSLPEDRFSCPICCDVFRDPVVLACGHSFCEVCQQEYWADKKPWKCPVCRRRFPVAMTQPPRNLALNDACEAFLQERRASSGSEVLCSLHGEKFKLFCLKDKQPVCLVCRDSKVHKSHDCVPVDEVVQDLKEELHTALKPLQKNLEVFNNVKLACDKTAEHMKSQVQHTEKQIRKEFEKLHQFLRDEEAARIAALREEEEQKSQMMRKKIDEMSRKISYLSDAIRTIEEELKDEDISFLQNFRTTKVRSQYTLLDPQLVSGVLIDKAKHLGNLQFRVWEKMLGILKYTPVILDPNTAHPSLSLTDDLTSVRRPGTSQQFVNNPERFMRYTNVLGSEGFSSGIHSWELEVGDHPDWVLGVAKESIDRKRERDATPKNGMWCISQHGGKYIGGGGDIIALKRRPQRIRVQLDYNRGEVYFYDPKYMTPIYTLKVRSTERLFPYFNIGNVANGNNPGIQICQSKVSLKVK, translated from the exons ATGGCATCCGGATCATCTCTACCAGAGGACAGGTTCTCCTGTCCCATCTGCTGTGACGTCTTCAGGGATCCCGTCGTCCTGGCATGTGGCCACAGCTTCTGTGAAGTCTGTCAGCAGGAATACTGGGCAGATAAGAAACCTTGGAAATGTCCAGTTTGTAGGAGAAGATTTCCCGTAGCTATGACTCAACCTCCTCGTAACCTGGCGTTAAATGACGCGTGTGAGGCCTTCTTAcaggagagaag agcttcatctgGCTCGGAGGTGCTCTGCAGTCTGCACGGTGAGAAATTCAAACTCTTCTGTCTGAAGGACAAACAGCCCGTCTGCTTGGTGTGTCGAGATTCAAAAGTACATAAATCTCACGACTGTGTCCCCGTAGACGAGGTTGTCCAGGACCTTAAGGAGGAACTCCACACCGCCCTGAAGCCTTTACAGAAGAACCTAGAGGTCTTTAACAACGTTAAACTAGCCTGTGATAAAACAGCAGAACACATGAAGAGTCAGGTCCagcacacagagaaacagattAGGAAAGAGTTTGAGAAGCTTCATCAGTTTCTACGAGATGAAGAGGCAGCCAGGATAGCTGcactgagggaggaagaggagcagaagAGTCAGATGATGAGGAAGAAGATTGACGAGATGAGCAGAAAGATATCATACCTTTCAGATGCAATCagaaccatagaggaggagctGAAAGATGAAGACATCTCATTCCTGCAGAACTTCAGGACCACAAAGGTAAGATCCCAATACACACTGCTGGATCCACAGCTGGTCTCAGGAGTTCTGATAGACAAGGCCAAACACCTGGGCAACCTGCAGTTCAGAGTCTGGGAGAAGATGCTGGGGATCCTCAAATATACTCCTGTGATTCTGGACCCAAACACTGcacatcccagtctctctctgactgatgATCTGACCAGTGTGAGAAGACCAGGCACGTCCCAGCAGTTCGTTAACAACCCAGAGCGATTCATGAGGTACACAAATGTTCTTGGCTCCGAGGGGTTCAGCTCAGGAATACACAGCTGGGAGCTGGAGGTGGGGGACCATCCTGACTGGGTTTTGGGCGTGGCTAAAGAGTCCATTGACAGGAAGCGGGAGCGTGATGCGACACCAAAGAATGGAATGTGGTGTATATCGCAGCACGGTGGGAAGTACATAGGGGGAGGAGGTGACATCATCGCTCTGAAGAGGAGACCCCAGAGGATCAGAGTGCAGCTGGACTACAACAGAGGGGAGGTGTACTTCTACGACCCCAAATACATGACACCTATCTACACTCTTAAAGTCAGATCTACTGAGAGACTGTTCCCATACTTTAATATTGGGAATGTGGCTAATGGCAACAACCCTGGTATTCAGATCTGCCAATCCAAAGTGTCTCTGAAAGTGAAgtaa
- the LOC139396207 gene encoding nuclear factor 7, brain-like isoform X5 has product MASGSSLPEDRFSCPICCDVFRDPVVLACGHSFCEVCQQEYWADKKPWKCPVCRRRFPVAMTQPPRNLALNDACEAFLQERSQRASSGSEVLCSLHGEKFKLFCLKDKQPVCLVCRDSKVHKSHDCVPVDEVVQDLKEELHTALKPLQKNLEVFNNVKLACDKTAEHMKSQVQHTEKQIRKEFEKLHQFLRDEEAARIAALREEEEQKSQMMRKKIDEMSRKISYLSDAIRTIEEELKDEDISFLQNFRTTKVRSQYTLLDPQLVSGVLIDKAKHLGNLQFRVWEKMLGILKYTPVILDPNTAHPSLSLTDDLTSVRRPGTSQQFVNNPERFMRYTNVLGSEGFSSGIHSWELEVGDHPDWVLGVAKESIDRKRERDATPKNGMWCISQHGGKYIGGGGDIIALKRRPQRIRVQLDYNRGEVYFYDPKYMTPIYTLKVRSTERLFPYFNIGNVANGNNPGIQICQSKVSLKVK; this is encoded by the exons ATGGCATCCGGATCATCTCTACCAGAGGACAGGTTCTCCTGTCCCATCTGCTGTGACGTCTTCAGGGATCCCGTCGTCCTGGCATGTGGCCACAGCTTCTGTGAAGTCTGTCAGCAGGAATACTGGGCAGATAAGAAACCTTGGAAATGTCCAGTTTGTAGGAGAAGATTTCCCGTAGCTATGACTCAACCTCCTCGTAACCTGGCGTTAAATGACGCGTGTGAGGCCTTCTTAcaggagagaag tcagagagcttcatctgGCTCGGAGGTGCTCTGCAGTCTGCACGGTGAGAAATTCAAACTCTTCTGTCTGAAGGACAAACAGCCCGTCTGCTTGGTGTGTCGAGATTCAAAAGTACATAAATCTCACGACTGTGTCCCCGTAGACGAGGTTGTCCAGGACCTTAAGGAGGAACTCCACACCGCCCTGAAGCCTTTACAGAAGAACCTAGAGGTCTTTAACAACGTTAAACTAGCCTGTGATAAAACAGCAGAACACATGAAGAGTCAGGTCCagcacacagagaaacagattAGGAAAGAGTTTGAGAAGCTTCATCAGTTTCTACGAGATGAAGAGGCAGCCAGGATAGCTGcactgagggaggaagaggagcagaagAGTCAGATGATGAGGAAGAAGATTGACGAGATGAGCAGAAAGATATCATACCTTTCAGATGCAATCagaaccatagaggaggagctGAAAGATGAAGACATCTCATTCCTGCAGAACTTCAGGACCACAAAGGTAAGATCCCAATACACACTGCTGGATCCACAGCTGGTCTCAGGAGTTCTGATAGACAAGGCCAAACACCTGGGCAACCTGCAGTTCAGAGTCTGGGAGAAGATGCTGGGGATCCTCAAATATACTCCTGTGATTCTGGACCCAAACACTGcacatcccagtctctctctgactgatgATCTGACCAGTGTGAGAAGACCAGGCACGTCCCAGCAGTTCGTTAACAACCCAGAGCGATTCATGAGGTACACAAATGTTCTTGGCTCCGAGGGGTTCAGCTCAGGAATACACAGCTGGGAGCTGGAGGTGGGGGACCATCCTGACTGGGTTTTGGGCGTGGCTAAAGAGTCCATTGACAGGAAGCGGGAGCGTGATGCGACACCAAAGAATGGAATGTGGTGTATATCGCAGCACGGTGGGAAGTACATAGGGGGAGGAGGTGACATCATCGCTCTGAAGAGGAGACCCCAGAGGATCAGAGTGCAGCTGGACTACAACAGAGGGGAGGTGTACTTCTACGACCCCAAATACATGACACCTATCTACACTCTTAAAGTCAGATCTACTGAGAGACTGTTCCCATACTTTAATATTGGGAATGTGGCTAATGGCAACAACCCTGGTATTCAGATCTGCCAATCCAAAGTGTCTCTGAAAGTGAAgtaa